AGAAGGTCACCCTGATAAAGTGGCAGATCAGATATCAGACTCCTTATTGGACGAATTCTTGGCCTATGATGCTGATTCGAAGGTCGCATGCGAAACATTGGTAACTACCGGACAGGTGGTTTTGGCAGGAGAAGTAAAATCAAAAGCATATATCGATATTCCCGAAACGGCACGTAAAGTGATCGAGCGTATAGGGTATACTAAAAGTGAATACCAGTTTGAGGCTCAATCTTGCGGGGTGCTGTCTGCCATACATGAGCAATCCGATGATATCAACAGAGGTGTTGATGGCAAATCCGATCCGATGGATCAGGGAGCGGGAGATCAGGGTATGATGTTTGGCTACGCAACAAACGAAACAGACAATTATATGCCATTAGCACTAGACTTGTCTCATGCATTGTTGAGAGAATTAGCCGTTATACGCAAAAATGAATTGCATTTGATGCCATACCTTCGTCCTGATGCCAAATCGCAGGTAACGATCGAGTATGATGACAACGGCACGCCTTTGAGAATAGATACAATCGTTATTTCTACTCAGCATGATGATTTTGCTGACGACGAGGCAATGCAGGCTAAAATAAAAGAAGATGTGATCAATATCCTTATACCTCGTGTGAAGGAGAAGTATAAGTTCAGAGATGATATTACGAAGCTCTTTACAACTGATATTACTTATCATGTAAACCCTACCGGACGTTTTGTTATAGGAGGGCCTCATGGAGATACCGGCCTGACAGGACGTAAAATCATAGTTGATACTTACGGAGGTAAGGGTGCGCATGGCGGTGGTGCTTTTTCGGGTAAAGATCCTTCAAAAGTAGACCGTTCGGCTGCCTATGCGGCTCGTCATATTGCAAAAAACCTTGTTGCTGCCGGTGTGTCTTCCGAAATACTTGTTCAGGTATCGTATGCAATTGGTGTTGCCAAACCTATGAATATTTATGTAAATACATATGGCAAGGGTACCGTAAATCTTTCGGATGGTGAGATAGCCGTTAAGGTAGAGGAGCTGTTCGACATGCGACCAAAAGCAATAGAGCAACGCCTGAAATTACGCAATCCTATCTATGCTGAAACTGCTGCTTATGGGCATATGGGGCGTGAGCCGGAAACCGTAACTAAACATTTTCAATCACGCTACAATCCTCAGGGAATAACTCGCGAAGTAGAGTTGTTTACATGGGAAAAGTTAGACTACGTAGATGTGATAAAAAAAGAGTTTAATCTGTAATATAATAATATAGCACATACTTGTTCTGCAATAGAGCAAGTATGTGCTTTCAAGTATATAAGAGCTTTGATTAACGATACAGTACCATACATAGGTGTAATGAAAGATAGTGTCTTATTGCAGGATACTGTCTATATTCATCGTTTTTCATTAAATCCTGTAGAAGGTGAGATTGTGAATATGACTAACAAACAATTATATTCTGCTCATCAAGATAGCATTGGAGATGTTGTAAGATATTCCGGCGATCTTCTGCCTTTCAATCTGGAACAAGTAGATGGGATTTTCTGCCTGTTGCTTTTATGCTTATTTCTTTTTACATATATATATAGTGGCGGGTTATCTTTCTTGAAAGAGAGTATCTCCTTCCTGTTTACTCCTGTAAAGGCCTCAAGAATACATAGTCAGACTACATCGAGGGAAATGATATATAGCTATTTCCTTATTTTTCAGTCTGCTGTTTTATCTGCAATATGTATTTATGATGTTTTTGTAGAGTATGAATCTTCTGTGCAAAGTAATAGTAAAGCTTTTCTGACTATTGTCACATTTATCGTTGCCATAGCTTTGTTTTTTGGAATCAAAGATTTTATTTACAAACTGATAGGTTATATCTTTAATCAGAAGAAAGCAATGAATTCGTGGCGAAGAATGCATATGGTGTCTATCGAGGTGCTGGGGATACTATATTTTCTGCCTACGTTACTCTTGATTTATTCTAATTTTTATCATACTGAGATATTAATACTTATATTAATACTCTTCTTAATTGTTCAAATAACACTTTTTTATCAAATAATAGTCTTTTTTATTGGTCAAAAATTTAACTTTTTGTATTTGATTGCCTACCTTTGCACCTTTGAAATATTACCTTATGTGTATTTAGCGATAGGATTGATTCAATTATATAGAACCGACGTATTTAACACACTATTATGACCTTGAAAGTAAAGAAGATATTAATCTCTCAACCTGCTCCGACAACAGAGAAATCGCCTTACTTTGATATTGCCGAGAAATATCATGTGCAAATGGATTTTCGTCCGTTTATTCGTGTAGATGGCATTGATGTAAAAGAGTTTAGGCAACAGCGTATTAATATACAAGATTATACAGCAGTCGTTTTTACAGCAAGGATTGCAATAGATCATTTCTTCTCTCTCTGTGAGGAACTTAGAGTAACAATGCCCGAAACAATGAAATATTTTTGTATATCGGAAGCAGTCGCTTTGTATCTGCAAAAATATATTGTTTACAGAAAGCGCAAGATATTCTTTAGTGCAACAGGTAAGATGGATGGTCTGGCAACAGCTTTAACAAAACACAACAAAGAAAAATTTATTGTACCTGTCTCGGATGTACATACAGAAGACCTTACGGCAGTATTGGACGAGAAAAAAGTTGATTATACAAAATCTGTGATGTACAGAACTGTGAGTAATGAAATAACCGAGTCTGAGATATTATCTTACGATATGATGATATTTTTTACTCCGGCCGGTATTGTTTCTTTATTTAAGAATATGCCTAATTTTGAACAAGGAGAGAGAGCTATCGGCTGTTTTGGTACCGCTACAGCAAAAGCTGTTCGCGATGCGGGCTTGAGGCTCGATTGTGAAGCTCCGCTTCCCGGTATGCCATCTATGACGGCTGCATTAGAAGCGTTTATAAAGGAAAATCATAAAGCCAAATAGGTTTGAAGCAAATAAAATATAAAGCTTAACTTTTGGGTTAAGCTTTTTTTATATCATTTCTGATGGTTATTGTAGATAAAGATCTGGGGGAAATAAGGCTTGTTAAGAATGCAAGAGCCAAAAGGATAATCGTTCGAAAAAAAGATGGTTATCTACAACTTACATATCCACCATCAGTAAGTATGTCCTTTGTCGAGAAGACTATTCGTGATATGAAGCCTCGTCTGATGTCGTTAGTTGAAAAAAAGACTACCGGTATTTTATTTACTCCCGATATAGAATTTAACACCTTTAGCTTTACCTTGAAGTTGATTACCGGAATATCGACCAAGAATTATTATATGAGTCTGAAAGAAGGGATATTATCCATCTCATGTCCGGCTGATATAAATTACAATGATTCAACAGTTCAATCGACAATAAAAGGCTTTGTAGAAAAAGCCCTTCGCTATGAGGCAAACAGGCTATTTCCGGCAAAAGTAAAATCATTTGCAGAAAGGTACGGTTTTAAATATACCGAACTAAAGATTAATAAGAGTCGTACCCGATGGGGAAGCTGTTCATCAAAGAAGACAATAAACCTGTCGTTTTACTGTATGCTCTTACCTGAATACCTTGTGGATTTTGTAATCTTGCACGAACTATGCCATACGGTAGAAATGAATCATGGAGAACGTTTTTGGCAATTGCTGGATAAAGTATCGGATGATAAAGCAAAAGAGTTGACAAGGGTTTTAAAAGACCATAAAACAATGTTATAAATTAGTCGTCTAGCGATTCCTTCCCAAATCCTACAGGAAGAAGTGCTTTGGCAGATTTTAATTCATAGATTTTACTTTCACCGTACAATATTACTCTCATTGGGGAACTATGTCTATTCTCCGTTTCTAACAAAACTTGCCTGCAACCGCCACACGGGCTACAAGGGTTTGCTGTAAAGGCTCCGTCATGACAAGCGGCAACCGCAATTGCTTCAATCGAAGCCTCCGGATATTGTGCATTTGCATAAAACACAGCAACCCGTTCGGCACATAACCCTGAAGGGTAAGCCGCATTTTCCTGATTGCTGCCCGTAACAATTTTTCCATTGGAAAGAAGAACTGCCGCTCCTACATGAAAGCCTGAGTAGGGCGCATATGCTTTTTCCGCAGCCGCTTTAGCCTCTATTATAAGTTTTTTTATACTTTCGGTAGCCTCTTCAAAGGTGTAAACGAGTATCTTTGTTATTAAATTAAAATTTTCCATTTTATTACTGTTACAAATAAAATACTTCTAAATATATGAAAAAAGCAAATAGCTCGGATATATCTCTCAAATTTATTATCCTTTCTGTACTTGTTTTTCTGTCTACTACATCTGCCTATTCTCAGGCAAAACGATACAAGATATACGATGACTATATCGAGACTTACAAAGGCATAGCTGTAGATCACATGAGAAAATATAAAATTCCGGCAAGTATAACGCTCGCTCAGGGGTTGTTAGAATCAGGTGCGGGTAAAAGTGCTTTGACTAAAAATTCGAATAATCACTTTGGTATTAAGTGTCACAACGATTGGACAGGAGGAAAAGTCTATCAAGCAGATGATACCCCGAATGATTGTTTCAGAAAATATAAAAGAGCTGAAGATTCATTTGAAGATCATTCGAGATTTCTAGCCGATAAACCTCGATATAAAAGTCTGTTTGCTTTAGAAATTACTGATTATAGAGGATGGGCAAAAGGATTGCAGCAAGCAGGATATGCAACCGATAAAGCTTATGCGAACAAACTGATAAAGCTAATTGAAGATTATGAGCTTTACCAACACGATAAAAGAGGATTCTCTAAGGAGAAAATAAGAGAAATAGAAGAAACTCAGGTAAGAAATAAAGAGTATCGTCATATTCCATATAAAACACACAATCTGGTTTATGTGATAGCAGAAGCGGGTGATACGTACGAGGGTATTGCGGGCGAATTTGATTTTAAGCCAAAAGACTTGTATAAATACAATGAAGTACCCGAAGGCTTCCCTTTGAAGGCAGGTGATTTGGTCTATTTTGAGAAGAAAAAATCGAAAGCCGATAAACCGTATTATGAGCACGAAGTTCAGGTGGGAGAGTCTATGTATAGTATTTCTCAGCTGTATGGTATCAAGGTGAAAAACTTGTACAAAATGAACAAAAAAGATTTTGAATATGTCCCTACCGAAGGAGATGTCTTAAAACTAAGATAAATTTTATAATACACTAAAGAAAATAATAAATATAGACTAAAATGGTATTGACAGTAATCGGTCGATACCATTTTTTTTGTTTTAATATTCTATTGTCTTGTTTCTGAAATTATACTACTTTTATGGTATATAACATAATAACTCTGATAAAATGAAAAATAGTCTTCTGTTTTTTTTATGTGCAGTTTTCTCGTTGGTAGTGAGTGCACAAGACAACCCGAAATATCTAGTAGGAGCTGTCCCCGAAGTGGACGGTAAGATTGTTTTTTCGAAGAAGATACCTGTAAAGGGGCAAATCTCCGACGAACAGCTTTTTTCATTGATGGAAAAATGGGCAATAAACAACTATGATAATGCACAGACTGATGAGAAAGATTTGAATAATCGGGTTCTGCTAAGTAAGGCTGACGATAAAATGATCGCATGTTTTGGAGAGAAATATCTTGAGTTTAAGCGAAGTTCTCTTGTGCTTGATCGGGCTAAGATGATTTATCAGTTGATCTTGGAAACGAAAGATGGGGCATGCGAAGTAACGTTGAGGAATATAAAATATAGCTATTCTGATAGTAAGAAACTGCTTCCGGCAGAGGAGATGATATCCGACAAAATAGCTCTCAACAAAAAAGGAGATAAACTAAATCGCTATTATGATAAATTCAGAATACATACTGTAGATTCTGTAAACGGCATATACAAATCTATAGACATTTATCTGAACGGTATTAATACAACAGGTGCAACAACCTCATTGCAAGCAGAGGCGAAAACATATTCAGCTCCTGCAGTACCACAGAAAGACAGTTCGGTAGAAGTGCCTTTAGCCGCTGCCGCTCAATCTATACCTGATCCTGTTCAGGTTGCGGCATCGATTCCGATAACATCTAATAATGCCCCGCAAACGATTGCCGCTGGAGGGGTTGCTGCGATGGAAGGATTCAGGCAGATAACGCCCGATAAAATACCGGGCAATATTATCAAGCTGTTAGGAGATTGGATATTGATCACTTCGGGTACTGCCGATCAAATGAATGTGATGACTGCCTCGTGGGGTGGACTTGGTACATTCTGGGAAAAGCCTGTATCATTCTGTTTCCTCAATCCTTCACGCTACTCGGTACAAACAATGGATAAAGGTGAGACCTATACAATATCGTTTTACACTGAAGCGTATAAAGATGCTTTGCGATATTGCGGTTCGGTAAGTGGGCGTACTACAGATAAAATAAAAGGATCGGGATTGACACCGATCAAAACTCCATCAGGTGCTACAGCATTTGCTGAAGCCTGGATGATCTTTGAATGTAAGAAAATAGTAGTGCAGCCAATTACACCGGAAGCTGTAGTTGATAAATCTTTACCTAACAAAGATTGGAGTAAAAGCGGATATCATAAAATGTATATCGGTGAAATATTGAATGTTTGGATTAAATAAACTCAGATGAAAAAAATAGCATTAATAACCGGTGCTACGTCCGGTTTGGGCAAGGCAATTGCTTTGCGGCTGGGCAAGGAAGGGTATAACCTTATTATTACCGGACGAAGAAAGGATAAATTAGAAGAACTGGATAGAGAAATAAGCATAAACTATGGTTCTACGGTCCTCCCTCTATGCTTTGATGTAAGAAAATACGATGAGGTAGAGGCTGCTTTGGGCAACCTTGCCGAAAAGTGGAAAAATATTGATGTCCTTGTCAATAATGCGGGGCTTGCTGTAGGGCTAGACCCAATTTACAAAGGCGAAGTTGATGACTGGGAAAGAATGATAGATACAAATGTCAAAGGTTTGTTGTATGTTACTCGGGTGGTTACTCCCGTTATGGTAGAGCGTTGCTCGGGGCATATAATCAATATAGGGTCTATTGCCGGAAAGGCTGTTTATCCGAATGGTGCTGTATATTGTGCGACTAAGTATGCCGTGAATGCATTGCATCAAGGTATGCGTATGGATCTGCTGCCTTATAATATTCGGGTGACTCAGATTTGTCCAGGAGCTGTGGAAACGGAATTCTC
The Dysgonomonas mossii genome window above contains:
- the cdd gene encoding cytidine deaminase — protein: MENFNLITKILVYTFEEATESIKKLIIEAKAAAEKAYAPYSGFHVGAAVLLSNGKIVTGSNQENAAYPSGLCAERVAVFYANAQYPEASIEAIAVAACHDGAFTANPCSPCGGCRQVLLETENRHSSPMRVILYGESKIYELKSAKALLPVGFGKESLDD
- the metK gene encoding methionine adenosyltransferase, with product MSYLFTSESVSEGHPDKVADQISDSLLDEFLAYDADSKVACETLVTTGQVVLAGEVKSKAYIDIPETARKVIERIGYTKSEYQFEAQSCGVLSAIHEQSDDINRGVDGKSDPMDQGAGDQGMMFGYATNETDNYMPLALDLSHALLRELAVIRKNELHLMPYLRPDAKSQVTIEYDDNGTPLRIDTIVISTQHDDFADDEAMQAKIKEDVINILIPRVKEKYKFRDDITKLFTTDITYHVNPTGRFVIGGPHGDTGLTGRKIIVDTYGGKGAHGGGAFSGKDPSKVDRSAAYAARHIAKNLVAAGVSSEILVQVSYAIGVAKPMNIYVNTYGKGTVNLSDGEIAVKVEELFDMRPKAIEQRLKLRNPIYAETAAYGHMGREPETVTKHFQSRYNPQGITREVELFTWEKLDYVDVIKKEFNL
- a CDS encoding SDR family oxidoreductase encodes the protein MKKIALITGATSGLGKAIALRLGKEGYNLIITGRRKDKLEELDREISINYGSTVLPLCFDVRKYDEVEAALGNLAEKWKNIDVLVNNAGLAVGLDPIYKGEVDDWERMIDTNVKGLLYVTRVVTPVMVERCSGHIINIGSIAGKAVYPNGAVYCATKYAVNALHQGMRMDLLPYNIRVTQICPGAVETEFSLVRFKGDKGRADQVYTGYENLVADDIAESVYFAISQPPHVDIQDMLVMPTAQATGNMFHKKEK
- a CDS encoding DUF4271 domain-containing protein — protein: MKDSVLLQDTVYIHRFSLNPVEGEIVNMTNKQLYSAHQDSIGDVVRYSGDLLPFNLEQVDGIFCLLLLCLFLFTYIYSGGLSFLKESISFLFTPVKASRIHSQTTSREMIYSYFLIFQSAVLSAICIYDVFVEYESSVQSNSKAFLTIVTFIVAIALFFGIKDFIYKLIGYIFNQKKAMNSWRRMHMVSIEVLGILYFLPTLLLIYSNFYHTEILILILILFLIVQITLFYQIIVFFIGQKFNFLYLIAYLCTFEILPYVYLAIGLIQLYRTDVFNTLL
- a CDS encoding M48 family metallopeptidase, with translation MVIVDKDLGEIRLVKNARAKRIIVRKKDGYLQLTYPPSVSMSFVEKTIRDMKPRLMSLVEKKTTGILFTPDIEFNTFSFTLKLITGISTKNYYMSLKEGILSISCPADINYNDSTVQSTIKGFVEKALRYEANRLFPAKVKSFAERYGFKYTELKINKSRTRWGSCSSKKTINLSFYCMLLPEYLVDFVILHELCHTVEMNHGERFWQLLDKVSDDKAKELTRVLKDHKTML
- a CDS encoding uroporphyrinogen-III synthase is translated as MTLKVKKILISQPAPTTEKSPYFDIAEKYHVQMDFRPFIRVDGIDVKEFRQQRINIQDYTAVVFTARIAIDHFFSLCEELRVTMPETMKYFCISEAVALYLQKYIVYRKRKIFFSATGKMDGLATALTKHNKEKFIVPVSDVHTEDLTAVLDEKKVDYTKSVMYRTVSNEITESEILSYDMMIFFTPAGIVSLFKNMPNFEQGERAIGCFGTATAKAVRDAGLRLDCEAPLPGMPSMTAALEAFIKENHKAK
- a CDS encoding glucosaminidase domain-containing protein, whose protein sequence is MKKANSSDISLKFIILSVLVFLSTTSAYSQAKRYKIYDDYIETYKGIAVDHMRKYKIPASITLAQGLLESGAGKSALTKNSNNHFGIKCHNDWTGGKVYQADDTPNDCFRKYKRAEDSFEDHSRFLADKPRYKSLFALEITDYRGWAKGLQQAGYATDKAYANKLIKLIEDYELYQHDKRGFSKEKIREIEETQVRNKEYRHIPYKTHNLVYVIAEAGDTYEGIAGEFDFKPKDLYKYNEVPEGFPLKAGDLVYFEKKKSKADKPYYEHEVQVGESMYSISQLYGIKVKNLYKMNKKDFEYVPTEGDVLKLR
- a CDS encoding DUF4468 domain-containing protein, with translation MKNSLLFFLCAVFSLVVSAQDNPKYLVGAVPEVDGKIVFSKKIPVKGQISDEQLFSLMEKWAINNYDNAQTDEKDLNNRVLLSKADDKMIACFGEKYLEFKRSSLVLDRAKMIYQLILETKDGACEVTLRNIKYSYSDSKKLLPAEEMISDKIALNKKGDKLNRYYDKFRIHTVDSVNGIYKSIDIYLNGINTTGATTSLQAEAKTYSAPAVPQKDSSVEVPLAAAAQSIPDPVQVAASIPITSNNAPQTIAAGGVAAMEGFRQITPDKIPGNIIKLLGDWILITSGTADQMNVMTASWGGLGTFWEKPVSFCFLNPSRYSVQTMDKGETYTISFYTEAYKDALRYCGSVSGRTTDKIKGSGLTPIKTPSGATAFAEAWMIFECKKIVVQPITPEAVVDKSLPNKDWSKSGYHKMYIGEILNVWIK